One window of the Esox lucius isolate fEsoLuc1 chromosome 8, fEsoLuc1.pri, whole genome shotgun sequence genome contains the following:
- the LOC105011879 gene encoding desmocollin-2 — protein sequence MALGVLFYCVSLLVVSVECCVPKSIQAQVPVEIKPGYIISQVPVVQCQIKGRQVTSSDGHFAVQSDGTIVAVGDTTVTAQGKTFLLRGEDKSGRRWRMEVHLSPEPDQGRIQVPWRNRFAQTGVERAPSKILRRTKRRWSPLPFSIREEDVPPFPKDVELVGSDSSVNFTVFYEIRGQGVTMVPLNLFSVNRDSGMVRVHYRVDREQYPKFVFQAHVFDRRSGIETDLPLDITVLVEDINDNAPTFSGPLNFSVFEHCRDGTQIGEVMSTDRDQENTLHTKVRYSLLSGGEFFTIGPNNGQILAKSSSLDRETQVIHPVIVEIRDMDGAPKGLFNTATAMITLKDINDNPPTFRQTSYKTTVQENKADVLILRIPVDDKDEEKTPNWNAKFVINQGNENGNFRIDTDHKTNEGLLYVIKPLDYERAHAVKLMISAQNEAPLVDPKATWLSVPVDVNVVDVDEGPEFTTPNLVIRVKENTPNGTLLSTYTALDPETNSNKGIKYYTVSDPGSWISVGETTGELRVANTIDRESPLVTNGAYTIKVKAVDSSQKTGNGTVTLLIEDVNDNVPKIVPGTDMSLCEGDKGHMGSVVIKAEDSDLSPYSAPFHFTLPEGNDGKWRLTNIKNESAVLQQVVDMSRGVYQVPVRVTDLQDKGGVQVLNVRVCGCVAGECVAARSSSSVGIWGVLAMLLAFLLLLLLCLLFVFYCTTKADKIYLDDSSGGMLLKSNTEAPGEEVKSANLQMFSDTVDSSLKSPGLMGMMDQSKGVSSAPGQLFSQNSVTLRESMYQTKNRQDFYAAQNGASDFYANNTLMKQSQASSTLSALHTWKTNGLYLDKKVGYLVGVSEERYAGDTVRAYGYEGEGSPAGSVGCCSDFGDQDNLDFLDSLGSKFKTLANICTEKK from the exons TGCCGGTGGTGCAGTGTCAAATAAAGGGACGTCAGGTGACCTCCAGTGATGGTCACTTTGCCGTACAGAGTGATGGCACTATAGTTGCGGTGGGTGACACCACGGTCACTGCACAGGGGAAGACCTTCTTGTTAAGGGGGGAGGACAAGTCAGGGCGACGCTGGAGGATGGAGGTCCATCTGTCCCCTGAGCCCGATCAG GGGAGAATTCAAGTACCCTGGAGAAACAGGTTTGCACAGACGGGGGTCGAAAGGGCTCCTTCTAAAATTCTGAGGCGCACTAAAAGGAGATGGAGTCCCCTCCCATTTAGCATTAGAGAAGAGGACGTCCCTCCATTTCCTAAAGATGTTGAACTG GTGGGCTCAGATTCGTCAGTGAATTTCACCGTTTTCTATGAGATCAGAGGTCAGGGGGTGACTATGGTCCCGTTGAACCTGTTCTCTGTGAACCGTGACTCAGGTATGGTGCGTGTGCACTACCGCGTCGACCGGGAACAGTACCCCAAGTTCGTG ttccaAGCCCATGTGTTTGACAGACGGTCAGGGATTGAGACAGATCTTCCGCTTGACATCACTGTGCTGGTGGAGGATATCAATGACAATGCACCCACCTTCTCTGGACCTCTTAACTTCTCTGTGTTTGAACATTGTAGAGATG GTACTCAAATAGGGGAGGTGATGTCTACGGACAGGGATCAGGAGAATACCCTCCACACAAAGGTCAGATACAGTCTGCTGAGTGGTGGTGAGTTCTTCACTATCGGGCCTAACAATGGGCAGATCTTAGCCAAGAGCAGCAGCCTGGACAGAGAG ACACAGGTTATACACCCTGTTATCGTGGAGATCCGGGACATGGATGGGGCTCCGAAAGGCCTTTTTAACACGGCTACAGCAATGATTACACTAAAGGACATCAATGACAACCCTCCCACCTTCAGACAGACAAGT TACAAGACCACAGTACAGGAGAACAAAGCGGATGTGCTCATCCTCAGGATTCCTGTGGATGACAAGGATGAAGAGAAGACTCCAAACTGGAATGCCAAGTTTGTCATCAACCAGGGTAATGAGAACGGGAATTTCCGGATAGATACAGATCACAAAACCAACGAGGGGCTGCTTTATGTCATTAAG cCTCTGGACTATGAGAGAGCACATGCAGTGAAGCTGATGATTTCTGCCCAGAACGAGGCACCTTTGGTGGACCCGAAAGCGACCTGGCTTTCTGTTCCTGTGGATGTCAATGTGGTAGATGTGGATGAGGGACCAGAGTTCACCACTCCTAACTTGGTGATCAGGGTCAAAGAGAACACCCCCAATGGGACCCTTCTCTCTACCTACACGGCCCTGGACCCAGAGACCAATAGCAACAAGGGGATCAA atACTACACAGTGTCTGACCCTGgctcatggatcagtgttggtGAGACTACTGGAGAACTAAGAGTGGCTAACACCATCGACCGGGAGTCTCCTCTAGTTACCAATGGAGCATACACCATCAAAGTCAAAGCTGTGGATAGCA GTCAGAAGACTGGGAATGGCACGGTAACTCTGTTAATTGAGGACGTCAACGACAACGTCCCAAAGATTGTCCCGGGGACCGACATGAGCTTGTGCGAGGGGGACAAGGGGCACATGGGCTCCGTTGTCATAAAAGCAGAGGACTCTGACCTGTCACCTTACTCTGCCCCCTTCCACTTTACGCTGCCTGAAGGGAATGATGGGAAATGGAGGCTGACAAATATTAAGA ATGAGTCTGCTGTGTTGCAGCAGGTGGTGGACATGAGCCGGGGTGTGTATCAGGTCCCCGTACGTGTGACTGATCTGCAGGACAAGGGCGGGGTGCAGGTGCTGAATGTCAGGGTGTGTGGCTGCGTGGCTGGGGAGTGTGTGGCCGCGAGGAGCTCCTCCTCCGTGGGCATCTGGGGCGTCCTCGCCATGCTGCTGGccttcctcctgctcctcctgctcT gtctgttgtttgtgttttactgCACTACTAAGGCAGATAAAATCTACTTGGATGATTCCAGTGGTGGCATGCTGCTGAAATCGAACACAGAGGCTCCCGGAGAGGAAGTG AAATCTGCCAACCTGCAGATGTTCTCTGACACAGTGGACAGCTCTTTGAAGTCCCCGGGGCTCATGGGGATGATGGACCAAAGTAAGGGTGTGTCTTCCGCTCCGGGCCAACTGTTCAGTCAGAACTCAGTCACTCTTCGGGAAAGCATGTATCAGACCAAAAATAGGCAAGATTTCTACGCCGCACAGAACGGGGCCAGCGACTTCTACGCAAACAACACCTTAATGAAACAGTCCCAGgcttcctccactctctctgcCCTGCACACCTGGAAGACCAACGGACTCTACCTGGACAAG AAGGTGGGCTATCTGGTCGGAGTGTCAGAGGAGCGTTACGCGGGTGACACAGTCCGGGCCTACGGGTACGAGGGTGAAGGGTCACCAGCTGGTTCAGTGGGGTGCTGCAGTGACTTTGGTGACCAGGACAATCTGGATTTCCTGGATTCACTTGGGTCAAAGTTCAAAACACTGGCCAACATCTGCACTGAAAAAAAATAG